One window of the Salvelinus fontinalis isolate EN_2023a chromosome 2, ASM2944872v1, whole genome shotgun sequence genome contains the following:
- the LOC129816247 gene encoding gap junction delta-2 protein-like produces the protein MTMGEWTILERLLEAAVQQHSTMIGRILLTVVVIFRILIVGIVGEKVYEDEQIMFICNTMQPGCNQACYDKAFPISHIRFWVFQIILVCTPSLCFITYSVHQSAKQRDRSYSILHPYIDHGHASHHGRGGDHHARKLRNINGILVQNPDSGKEEQDLEVKEIPNVSRGLTQAKSAKVRRQEGISRFYVIQVVFRNVLEIGFLAGQYFLYGFNVPGMFECDRYPCVKEVECYVSRPTEKTVFLIFMFAVSGICVLLNLAELNHLGWRKIKTAVRGVQARRKSICEVRKKDVPHLSQAPNLGRTQSSESAYV, from the exons ATGACCATGGGGGAGTGGACCATTCTGGAGCGGCTGCTCGAGGCTGCTGTCCAGCAACATTCTACCATGATTGGGAG gaTCCTGCTGACTGTAGTAGTGATCTTCCGTATTTTGATAGTAGGTATAGTGGGTGAAAAGGTCTATGAGGACGAGCAAATAATGTTCATCTGCAACACTATGCAGCCGGGCTGCAACCAGGCCTGCTACGACAAGGCCTTCCCTATATCCCACATCCGCTTCTGGGTCTTCCAGATCATCTTGGTTTGTACGCCCAGCCTATGCTTCATCACCTACTCCGTACACCAGTCCGCCAAGCAGCGTGACCGCAGTTACTCCATCCTGCACCCCTACATAGACCACGGTCACGCAAGTCACCACGGTCGTGGAGGCGATCACCACGCCCGCAAGCTGCGCAACATCAATGGCATCCTGGTGCAGAACCCCGACAGCGGCAAGGAGGAGCAAGACCTGGAGGTCAAGGAGATCCCCAACGTGTCCCGGGGGCTCACGCAGGCCAAGAGCGCCAAGGTGCGGCGGCAGGAGGGCATCTCCCGCTTCTACGTCATCCAGGTGGTGTTCCGTAACGTGCTGGAGATCGGCTTCCTGGCCGGCCAGTACTTCCTGTATGGCTTCAACGTACCAGGGATGTTTGAGTGTGACCGCTACCCCTGTGTGAAGGAGGTGGAGTGCTACGTGTCACGCCCTACAGAGAAGACGGTGTTCCTGATTTTCATGTTTGCAGTGAGCGGCATCTGTGTGCTGCTCAACCTGGCCGAGCTCAACCACCTGGGCTGGAGGAAGATCAAGACGGCCGTCAGGGGTGTTCAGGCCCGCAGGAAGTCCATCTGTGAGGTGCGTAAGAAGGACGTGCCGCATCTGTCCCAGGCCCCCAACCTGGGCAGGACTCAGTCCAGTGAGTCAGCCTATGTCTGA